Proteins encoded together in one Amblyraja radiata isolate CabotCenter1 chromosome 11, sAmbRad1.1.pri, whole genome shotgun sequence window:
- the LOC116978562 gene encoding protocadherin-10-like isoform X3, whose amino-acid sequence MAASDGSRVLNGLALSLWICLTLLKGSHGQIRYSIPEELKHGAFVGNIADDLGLDVAELSARRFRMVSSTRRQYLEVNLENGILFVNEKMDREQLCGTSASCFLNLEIVIENPLELYQAEIEILDVNDNSPRFPSSHVRLEVTESAALGARFPLESAQDPDVGTNSLRTYRLSPNEHFLLDVQTRSQRSKLAELILEKPLDREQQALHRLVLTAVDGGIPEKSGTVRITVSVLDANDNTPVFDQTVYTVRLRENAPTGSLVINLNATDLDEGTNARIVYSLGNHAHERVRELFTVEPQNGEVRVKGVMDYEEASVYEIFVQAKDLGPNAVAAHCNVLVEVEDVNDNDPQVVLTSLSSPVPEDAPPGTVIALISVTDRDTGASGKVNCRLLGGLPFKLLPSFKKYYTLVTDGPLDREMVAEYNVTVAARDAGNPPLSSNTTISVKLSDVNDNPPRFTLPAYTVYITENNAPGASICSVTAVDPDANQNSYLFYSILESRIQGMSISTYVSVNSDNGNVYALRSFDYEQLKSFQILIQAQDAGFTPLSSNATVNVFILDQNDNGPVIVSPLARNGSVAVETVGRWADAGTLAVKVTAVDADEGQNARVSYRLLRVTDRGLFNLEIHTGEVRLARSFGAKDSTQQRLVVQAKDNGVPSLSATVTIVLTAVDTLVSHKPELTSEPEVHSDLTLYLIISLGSVSCLFLVAIVILALVRCRRDQIHGHSSPVVACCSKSCLGRRRSSAEMFQKSNVNVQLAAGTKAAPSASEVNGCRLPSQTYCYKVCLTPESAKSDFMFLKPYTPQNNQIEGRDNRQGLVVGSAPSAPGELLGTRGKPSPGRCTERGKQDASGRPHTKRKQARSFISRR is encoded by the coding sequence ATGGCTGCTTCGGACGGGAGCCGCGTTTTGAACGGGTTAGCCCTATCCCTCTGGATATGTTTGACTTTGTTGAAGGGATCTCACGGGCAGATCCGCTACTCCATTCCCGAAGAGCTGAAACACGGGGCGTTCGTGGGGAACATCGCCGATGATCTGGGGCTAGACGTGGCCGAGCTGTCCGCTCGCAGGTTCCGAATGGTCTCCAGCACGCGTAGACAATATTTGGAGGTGAATTTGGAGAACGGGATACTGTTTGTGAACGAGAAAATGGACAGGGAGCAACTCTGCGGTACCAGCGCGTCCTGTTTCCTCAACCTCGAGATTGTGATTGAAAATCCCTTGGAACTGTATCAGGCTGAAATCGAGATCTTGGACGTTAATGACAATTCTCCGCGTTTCCCCAGCAGTCACGTTAGGTTGGAGGTGACCGAGTCGGCAGCTCTCGGAGCGCGGTTCCCCTTGGAGAGCGCGCAGGATCCTGACGTCGGGACCAATTCCCTCCGCACTTACCGGCTGTCACCGAACGAGCATTTCCTTCTGGACGTTCAGACCCGGAGCCAGCGGAGTAAGTTGGCGGAACTCATCTTGGAGAAACCTCTAGACCGGGAGCAACAGGCTCTTCACCGGTTGGTGCTGACGGCGGTGGACGGGGGGATCCCGGAGAAATCCGGTACCGTCCGCATTACCGTCAGCGTGCTGGATGCCAATGATAACACCCCGGTCTTCGACCAGACTGTGTACACGGTGAGGCTGCGTGAAAACGCGCCCACGGGCTCCCTGGTCATCAATCTCAACGCCACTGACTTGGACGAAGGGACCAACGCTCGCATAGTCTACTCGCTGGGCAACCACGCTCACGAGAGGGTGCGGGAACTGTTCACGGTGGAGCCACAGAACGGGGAGGTCAGGGTGAAGGGGGTCATGGATTACGAGGAAGCCTCGGTCTACGAGATCTTCGTCCAGGCCAAAGACCTGGGTCCCAACGCGGTGGCGGCCCATTGCAACGTGTTGGTGGAGGTGGAGGACGTGAACGACAACGATCCtcaagtggtcctgacctccctctCTAGCCCGGTTCCCGAGGACGCTCCGCCGGGCACAGTCATCGCTCTCATCAGCGTGACCGACCGGGACACCGGAGCCAGCGGCAAAGTCAATTGCCGCCTTCTGGGCGGGCTCCCGTTCAAACTGTTGCCGTCCTTTAAGAAGTATTACACCTTGGTTACCGACGGGCCGTTGGACCGGGAGATGGTGGCCGAATATAACGTGACGGTGGCGGCCAGAGACGCGGGCAACCCTCCCCTCTCCAGTAACACTACCATCTCGGTCAAATTGTCGGATGTGAACGATAATCCTCCCCGCTTCACCCTCCCGGCTTACACCGTGTATATTACCGAGAACAACGCACCGGGCGCCTCTATTTGCTCGGTAACCGCAGTGGACCCAGACGCCAACCAGAACTCTTACCTCTTCTACTCTATCTTGGAAAGCCGCATACAAGGCATGTCGATCTCCACCTACGTCTCGGTCAACTCGGACAACGGTAACGTCTACGCCCTTCGCTCTTTCGACTACGAGCAACTCAAAAGTTTCCAAATCCTGATCCAAGCCCAAGACGCGGGCTTCACGCCTCTCAGTAGCAACGCCACCGTCAACGTCTTCATCCTGGACCAGAACGACAACGGGCCGGTGATCGTATCTCCGCTGGCCCGCAACGGCTCGGTGGCCGTGGAGACGGTGGGGCGCTGGGCTGACGCTGGGACCTTGGCGGTCAAGGTGACGGCGGTGGACGCGGACGAAGGCCAGAACGCTCGGGTGTCTTACCGGCTGCTCCGAGTCACCGACCGGGGGCTGTTCAACTTGGAGATCCACACAGGAGAGGTTAGGCTGGCTAGAAGTTTCGGGGCCAAGGACTCAACCCAACAGAGGTTGGTTGTCCAAGCTAAAGATAACGGCGTGCCTTCGCTCTCGGCCACAGTCACAATCGTGTTAACGGCGGTGGACACTCTAGTCAGTCATAAACCCGAACTGACCAGCGAGCCCGAGGTACACTCTGACCTAACCCTCTATCTAATCATCTCACTGGGCTCCGTATCGTGCTTGTTTCTGGTCGCCATCGTGATCTTGGCGCTGGTGAGATGCCGGAGGGATCAAATCCACGGACACTCCAGCCCGGTCGTAGCTTGTTGCTCAAAGTCGTGCCTCGGGAGACGCCGAAGTTCTGCCGAGATGTTTCAGAAGTCCAATGTCAACGTTCAGTTGGCCGCCGGCACCAAGGCAGCCCCGAGCGCCTCTGAAGTCAACGGCTGCCGGCTCCCGTCGCAAACCTACTGCTACAAGGTGTGTCTGACACCGGAGTCGGCCAAGAGCGACTTCATGTTCCTCAAACCCTACACCCCGCAGAACAACCAGATCGAAGGTCGCGACAATCGCCaaggactggtggtgggatctgcCCCCAGCGCTCCCGGGGAG
- the LOC116978562 gene encoding protocadherin-10-like isoform X4: protein MAASDGSRVLNGLALSLWICLTLLKGSHGQIRYSIPEELKHGAFVGNIADDLGLDVAELSARRFRMVSSTRRQYLEVNLENGILFVNEKMDREQLCGTSASCFLNLEIVIENPLELYQAEIEILDVNDNSPRFPSSHVRLEVTESAALGARFPLESAQDPDVGTNSLRTYRLSPNEHFLLDVQTRSQRSKLAELILEKPLDREQQALHRLVLTAVDGGIPEKSGTVRITVSVLDANDNTPVFDQTVYTVRLRENAPTGSLVINLNATDLDEGTNARIVYSLGNHAHERVRELFTVEPQNGEVRVKGVMDYEEASVYEIFVQAKDLGPNAVAAHCNVLVEVEDVNDNDPQVVLTSLSSPVPEDAPPGTVIALISVTDRDTGASGKVNCRLLGGLPFKLLPSFKKYYTLVTDGPLDREMVAEYNVTVAARDAGNPPLSSNTTISVKLSDVNDNPPRFTLPAYTVYITENNAPGASICSVTAVDPDANQNSYLFYSILESRIQGMSISTYVSVNSDNGNVYALRSFDYEQLKSFQILIQAQDAGFTPLSSNATVNVFILDQNDNGPVIVSPLARNGSVAVETVGRWADAGTLAVKVTAVDADEGQNARVSYRLLRVTDRGLFNLEIHTGEVRLARSFGAKDSTQQRLVVQAKDNGVPSLSATVTIVLTAVDTLVSHKPELTSEPEVHSDLTLYLIISLGSVSCLFLVAIVILALVRCRRDQIHGHSSPVVACCSKSCLGRRRSSAEMFQKSNVNVQLAAGTKAAPSASEVNGCRLPSQTYCYKVCLTPESAKSDFMFLKPYTPQNNQIEGRDNRQGLVVGSAPSAPGELLGTRGKPSPGRCTERGKQDASGRPHTKR, encoded by the coding sequence ATGGCTGCTTCGGACGGGAGCCGCGTTTTGAACGGGTTAGCCCTATCCCTCTGGATATGTTTGACTTTGTTGAAGGGATCTCACGGGCAGATCCGCTACTCCATTCCCGAAGAGCTGAAACACGGGGCGTTCGTGGGGAACATCGCCGATGATCTGGGGCTAGACGTGGCCGAGCTGTCCGCTCGCAGGTTCCGAATGGTCTCCAGCACGCGTAGACAATATTTGGAGGTGAATTTGGAGAACGGGATACTGTTTGTGAACGAGAAAATGGACAGGGAGCAACTCTGCGGTACCAGCGCGTCCTGTTTCCTCAACCTCGAGATTGTGATTGAAAATCCCTTGGAACTGTATCAGGCTGAAATCGAGATCTTGGACGTTAATGACAATTCTCCGCGTTTCCCCAGCAGTCACGTTAGGTTGGAGGTGACCGAGTCGGCAGCTCTCGGAGCGCGGTTCCCCTTGGAGAGCGCGCAGGATCCTGACGTCGGGACCAATTCCCTCCGCACTTACCGGCTGTCACCGAACGAGCATTTCCTTCTGGACGTTCAGACCCGGAGCCAGCGGAGTAAGTTGGCGGAACTCATCTTGGAGAAACCTCTAGACCGGGAGCAACAGGCTCTTCACCGGTTGGTGCTGACGGCGGTGGACGGGGGGATCCCGGAGAAATCCGGTACCGTCCGCATTACCGTCAGCGTGCTGGATGCCAATGATAACACCCCGGTCTTCGACCAGACTGTGTACACGGTGAGGCTGCGTGAAAACGCGCCCACGGGCTCCCTGGTCATCAATCTCAACGCCACTGACTTGGACGAAGGGACCAACGCTCGCATAGTCTACTCGCTGGGCAACCACGCTCACGAGAGGGTGCGGGAACTGTTCACGGTGGAGCCACAGAACGGGGAGGTCAGGGTGAAGGGGGTCATGGATTACGAGGAAGCCTCGGTCTACGAGATCTTCGTCCAGGCCAAAGACCTGGGTCCCAACGCGGTGGCGGCCCATTGCAACGTGTTGGTGGAGGTGGAGGACGTGAACGACAACGATCCtcaagtggtcctgacctccctctCTAGCCCGGTTCCCGAGGACGCTCCGCCGGGCACAGTCATCGCTCTCATCAGCGTGACCGACCGGGACACCGGAGCCAGCGGCAAAGTCAATTGCCGCCTTCTGGGCGGGCTCCCGTTCAAACTGTTGCCGTCCTTTAAGAAGTATTACACCTTGGTTACCGACGGGCCGTTGGACCGGGAGATGGTGGCCGAATATAACGTGACGGTGGCGGCCAGAGACGCGGGCAACCCTCCCCTCTCCAGTAACACTACCATCTCGGTCAAATTGTCGGATGTGAACGATAATCCTCCCCGCTTCACCCTCCCGGCTTACACCGTGTATATTACCGAGAACAACGCACCGGGCGCCTCTATTTGCTCGGTAACCGCAGTGGACCCAGACGCCAACCAGAACTCTTACCTCTTCTACTCTATCTTGGAAAGCCGCATACAAGGCATGTCGATCTCCACCTACGTCTCGGTCAACTCGGACAACGGTAACGTCTACGCCCTTCGCTCTTTCGACTACGAGCAACTCAAAAGTTTCCAAATCCTGATCCAAGCCCAAGACGCGGGCTTCACGCCTCTCAGTAGCAACGCCACCGTCAACGTCTTCATCCTGGACCAGAACGACAACGGGCCGGTGATCGTATCTCCGCTGGCCCGCAACGGCTCGGTGGCCGTGGAGACGGTGGGGCGCTGGGCTGACGCTGGGACCTTGGCGGTCAAGGTGACGGCGGTGGACGCGGACGAAGGCCAGAACGCTCGGGTGTCTTACCGGCTGCTCCGAGTCACCGACCGGGGGCTGTTCAACTTGGAGATCCACACAGGAGAGGTTAGGCTGGCTAGAAGTTTCGGGGCCAAGGACTCAACCCAACAGAGGTTGGTTGTCCAAGCTAAAGATAACGGCGTGCCTTCGCTCTCGGCCACAGTCACAATCGTGTTAACGGCGGTGGACACTCTAGTCAGTCATAAACCCGAACTGACCAGCGAGCCCGAGGTACACTCTGACCTAACCCTCTATCTAATCATCTCACTGGGCTCCGTATCGTGCTTGTTTCTGGTCGCCATCGTGATCTTGGCGCTGGTGAGATGCCGGAGGGATCAAATCCACGGACACTCCAGCCCGGTCGTAGCTTGTTGCTCAAAGTCGTGCCTCGGGAGACGCCGAAGTTCTGCCGAGATGTTTCAGAAGTCCAATGTCAACGTTCAGTTGGCCGCCGGCACCAAGGCAGCCCCGAGCGCCTCTGAAGTCAACGGCTGCCGGCTCCCGTCGCAAACCTACTGCTACAAGGTGTGTCTGACACCGGAGTCGGCCAAGAGCGACTTCATGTTCCTCAAACCCTACACCCCGCAGAACAACCAGATCGAAGGTCGCGACAATCGCCaaggactggtggtgggatctgcCCCCAGCGCTCCCGGGGAG